A genomic segment from Glycine soja cultivar W05 chromosome 18, ASM419377v2, whole genome shotgun sequence encodes:
- the LOC114395438 gene encoding taxadiene 5-alpha hydroxylase-like, whose amino-acid sequence MVYGILFFVLFAFTLSLAFLLSKCLSKSQTKNVPKGSLGYPIIGETLSFLKAQRQDKGSVWLEERISKYGPIFKTSLMGFPTVFVIGQEGNKFVLGSPDDLLSSKKPLTLRKILGRQSLVELTGPRYRLVKGEMLKFLKPECLQNYVKEMDELVNATLLREFRENEIIGAVVFMKKLSYEIACNLLFDIKDEHTKEALFVDFTLAFKAIHSLPINLPGTTFWRGQRARARIVDRMIPILNKRREELSKGVLSSTNDMLSCLLALRDENHQPLDDDLITDNFIFLFVASHDTSATLMSLMIWKLSRDQEVYNKVLEEQMEIIKQREGTEERLTWAEIQKMKYTWRVAQELMRMIPPLFGSFRKALKDTNYKGYDIPKGWQVYWAAYGTHMNDDIFENPHKFDPSRFENPTKPIPPYSYLPFGAGLHYCIGNEFARIETLAIIHNFVKMYEWSQVNPEEAITRQPMPYPSMGLPIKIKPRSCSIS is encoded by the exons ATGGTTTATGGGATACTATTCTTTGTCCTATTTGCATTCACTTTGAGTTTAGCTTTTCTACTCTCAAAGTGTCTATCAAAAAGTCAAACAAAAAATGTTCCAAAAGGGTCTCTGGGGTACCCTATCATCGGAGAGACACTTAGTTTTCTCAAAGCACAGAGACAAGATAAGGGTTCTGTTTGGTTGGAAGAACGGATATCTAAGTATGGCCCTATCTTCAAAACCTCCTTAATGGGGTTCCCTACAGTCTTTGTAATTGGACAAGAAGGAAACAAGTTTGTCCTTGGTTCACCAGATGATTTGCTTTCTTCTAAGAAACCCCTCACCCTGCGAAAGATACTTGGAAGGCAAAGCTTAGTTGAACTTACAGGACCAAG ATACAGGTTAGTCAAAGGGGAAATGTTGAAATTCTTGAAACCTGAATGCCTTCAGAACTATGTCAAAGAGATGGATGAATTGGTGAATGCTACATTACTGAGAGAATTCAGAGAGAATGAAATCATTGGAGCTGTGGTCTTCATGAAGAAACTGTCCTATGAGATAGCATGCAATCTATTGTTTGACATTAAGGATGAGCACACTAAGGAGGCTTTGTTTGTAGATTTTACTTTGGCATTTAAAGCAATTCATTCTCTTCCCATCAATCTCCCTGGCACCACATTTTGGAGAGGCCAAAGAGCCAGGGCAAGAATTGTAGACAGGATGATTCCTATTTTGAACAAAAGAAGGGAGGAACTGTCAAAAGGAGTTCTAAGCTCCACAAATGACATGCTTTCTTGCCTGCTTGCACTAAGGGATGAAAATCATCAACCTCTAGATGATGATTTAATcactgataattttatttttttatttgttgctaGTCATGACACATCTGCCACTCTTATGAGCTTGATGATATGGAAGTTATCTAGAGATCAAGAGGTTTACAACAAAGTTTTAGAAG AACAAATGGAAATTATAAAGCAGAGGGAAGGAACAGAAGAGAGGCTAACATGGGCAGAGATACAAAAGATGAAATACACATGGAGAGTTGCTCAGGAATTGATGAGGATGATCCCTCCTTTGTTTGGCAGCTTTAGGAAAGCACTTAAAGACACTAACTACAAAGGCTATGACATACCAAAAGGGTGGCAG GTGTATTGGGCAGCATATGGAACGCATATGAACGATGATATATTCGAGAATCCACACAAGTTTGATCCATCTCGTTTTGAGAATCCAACCAAGCCAATTCCACCTTATTCTTACCTCCCATTTGGTGCAGGGCTTCATTATTGCATAGGAAACGAGTTTGCCAGGATTGAGACCTTGGCTATTATTCACAACTTTGTAAAGATGTATGAATGGTCTCAAGTAAACCCAGAGGAAGCAATCACTCGTCAACCAATGCCATATCCATCCATGGGTCTCCCAATTAAGATCAAACCCAGATCTTGTAGTATTTCTTAA